One part of the bacterium genome encodes these proteins:
- a CDS encoding FkbM family methyltransferase, translating to MLCHTLGMFKTFVLSSDTTFAPHVVFDGYWESWITAAMCGIIRRGMHVVEIGANVGYYTMLFAHLVGENGHVDAFEPNPQLVPLLMDNLRLNGLSAVTDVHECAVSDVCGSHDLRCPPRSPMEGSIVCGADDWMSLDVKVANLDFALSSVPDVIFCGACGAEPEVVSGASGILSTEKPPIFVCSWRPHYAKRFGVEMMEGGYDAWEISSSGVACPVSVEKLQRLGCATTVFKKRSVA from the coding sequence GTGCTTTGCCACACGCTTGGGATGTTCAAGACGTTCGTGCTCTCTTCGGACACGACGTTTGCGCCACATGTCGTGTTCGATGGCTACTGGGAAAGCTGGATAACAGCTGCCATGTGCGGGATCATCCGTCGCGGGATGCACGTCGTGGAAATCGGCGCGAACGTTGGCTACTACACTATGCTGTTCGCTCATCTCGTTGGTGAGAACGGACACGTGGACGCGTTCGAGCCGAACCCACAGCTGGTTCCCTTGCTGATGGATAATCTGAGGCTCAACGGGCTCTCTGCCGTCACTGACGTACACGAGTGCGCGGTGAGCGATGTCTGCGGAAGTCACGATCTCAGGTGCCCGCCCCGTTCTCCCATGGAAGGGTCTATCGTTTGCGGCGCTGACGACTGGATGTCGCTGGACGTGAAAGTGGCGAATCTTGACTTCGCCCTGTCGAGTGTTCCAGACGTGATATTCTGCGGCGCGTGCGGGGCTGAACCAGAGGTCGTGTCGGGAGCTTCCGGTATCCTATCCACAGAGAAGCCTCCGATCTTTGTGTGCAGCTGGCGTCCTCACTACGCGAAGAGGTTCGGTGTTGAGATGATGGAGGGCGGGTACGACGCTTGGGAGATAAGCTCCAGCGGCGTCGCGTGCCCAGTATCTGTGGAGAAGTTGCAGAGGCTGGGGTGCGCGACCACGGTGTTCAAGAAGCGGAGCGTCGCGTGA